The following coding sequences lie in one Streptomyces venezuelae genomic window:
- a CDS encoding sigma-70 family RNA polymerase sigma factor: MQENERLARAFEEKRPRLQAVAHRMLGSTDEAEDAVQEAWIRLHRSETDSVENLDGWLTTVVSRVCLDMLRARNRREEFLAEHAEPSDDPRTEVASDPEHAAVLADSVGLAMLVVLDTLDPDERLAFVLHDTFAVPFADIAAIIGRSPAATRQLASRARRRVHGASPLPDLQRQHKVVDAFLTAARNGEFERLLTLLAPDASMHADDTAVRIGAAPLTEGAEGVASIFSGGAEAARIALIDGSVGAVWQSKVRPIVVFNFTIEDGRITAIDLVAGPERLRELDIVVLDA, translated from the coding sequence ATGCAGGAAAACGAACGGTTGGCACGCGCGTTCGAGGAGAAGCGGCCGCGGCTGCAGGCCGTGGCCCACCGCATGCTCGGCTCGACCGACGAGGCCGAGGACGCCGTGCAGGAAGCCTGGATCCGGCTGCACCGCAGCGAGACCGACAGCGTGGAGAACCTCGACGGCTGGCTCACCACGGTGGTGAGCCGGGTCTGCCTGGACATGCTGCGCGCCCGCAACCGGCGCGAGGAGTTCCTGGCCGAGCACGCCGAGCCCTCGGACGATCCCCGCACCGAGGTCGCCTCCGACCCCGAGCACGCGGCCGTGCTCGCCGACTCGGTGGGCCTGGCGATGCTGGTGGTCCTGGACACCCTCGACCCCGACGAGCGCCTCGCCTTCGTCCTGCACGACACCTTCGCGGTGCCGTTCGCCGACATCGCCGCGATCATCGGGCGCAGTCCGGCGGCCACCCGGCAGCTGGCCAGCCGGGCCCGGCGGCGCGTGCACGGCGCCTCTCCCCTGCCCGACCTGCAGCGCCAGCACAAGGTCGTGGACGCCTTCTTGACCGCCGCCCGCAACGGGGAGTTCGAGCGGCTGCTCACCCTGCTGGCGCCCGACGCCTCCATGCACGCCGACGACACGGCGGTACGCATCGGGGCGGCGCCGCTGACCGAGGGCGCCGAGGGCGTGGCGAGCATCTTCTCCGGCGGTGCGGAGGCGGCCCGGATCGCGCTCATCGACGGGTCGGTGGGGGCGGTGTGGCAGTCCAAGGTCCGCCCGATCGTGGTCTTCAACTTCACCATCGAGGACGGGCGGATCACCGCGATCGATCTGGTGGCCGGGCCCGAGCGGCTGCGGGAGCTGGACATCGTGGTGCTGGACGCCTGA
- a CDS encoding alpha/beta hydrolase: MRSVVLDAGGLALSALLCEPAGPPRALVVAVHGGGMRAGYFHGRARSELSLLRLGARLGCTVLAVDRPGYGRSAAALPEGLPLAEQTPLLRAALADFAGRHPVGAGHFVLAHSFGGKLALALAAHAGDGAGLLGVDISGCGRHYAPGAEDEVRHRRPASRRRHWGPLRLYPPGTFRQSAGTVAPMPVREAAELAGWPGLFDRLAPRVRVPVRFTFAEHELWWRRQEPDLAALAAAFTAAPRVLLEHQPGAGHNISLGWAARAYHLRALAFLEECLPPGA; encoded by the coding sequence GTGCGGTCGGTCGTTCTGGATGCCGGCGGGCTCGCCCTCTCCGCGCTGCTGTGTGAACCGGCAGGCCCTCCGCGGGCGCTGGTCGTGGCGGTGCACGGGGGCGGTATGCGTGCGGGCTACTTTCACGGGCGGGCCCGCTCGGAGCTGTCCCTGCTCCGGCTCGGGGCGCGGCTCGGCTGCACCGTGCTGGCCGTGGACCGGCCCGGTTACGGCCGCTCCGCGGCCGCCCTGCCCGAGGGCCTGCCCCTGGCGGAGCAGACGCCGCTGCTGCGCGCCGCCCTCGCCGACTTCGCCGGCCGCCATCCGGTGGGCGCCGGCCACTTCGTGCTGGCGCACTCCTTCGGCGGCAAGCTGGCCCTCGCGCTGGCCGCGCACGCCGGGGACGGCGCCGGGCTGCTCGGCGTGGACATCTCCGGCTGCGGGCGGCACTACGCGCCAGGCGCCGAGGACGAGGTGCGCCACCGCCGGCCCGCCTCCCGGCGCCGGCACTGGGGGCCGCTGCGGCTGTATCCGCCGGGCACCTTCCGGCAGAGCGCGGGCACGGTCGCGCCGATGCCGGTGCGGGAGGCGGCCGAACTGGCCGGCTGGCCGGGGCTGTTCGACCGACTCGCGCCGCGGGTGCGGGTGCCGGTCCGGTTCACCTTCGCCGAGCACGAGCTGTGGTGGCGCCGCCAGGAGCCCGACCTGGCGGCACTGGCGGCCGCCTTCACCGCCGCGCCGCGCGTCCTGCTGGAGCACCAGCCGGGCGCGGGGCACAACATCAGCCTGGGCTGGGCGGCCCGCGCCTACCACCTGCGGGCGCTGGCGTTCCTGGAGGAGTGCCTGCCCCCGGGCGCCTGA